Below is a genomic region from Fusarium oxysporum Fo47 chromosome XI, complete sequence.
CACCTTTAGGCTAATTCCTTCAATGTCTCCTCGGGTACCAGAATGATCCGAATGTAAGTTGTATCTCAGTTTATAAAGAGGCCAGAAACGTCTCGCAATGGTCACGAAAATGTAATTAGAATGGGCATTCCTCAGCCATCAACTACACCTTAATAGAACAACACAATCATGGAGTTCAATCCAACCAGAAGCATTATCCACAACGAAGGCTGCGACCTTCACTACTGGTATCAAGGCTCTGGGCCTCttatcatcttcatccctGGTGGAAATGGCCACGGACGACAGTTCAACAACATAATAGCCGCTCTATCTGGCCGTTTCACCTGCGCAACCTTTGATCGCCGCCAAATGTCAGCAAGTCAAGTACCCGTTAACAAACGCTTAAGTCCTCCCCAACAAGCCCGAGATATCCGAGCCGTAATCAAAGCTATTGGCTTCAAAAAGGCTATTCTCTTTGGAAGTAGCTCCGGTGGTACTTTCGCATACCAATTCGCCCATGACTTTCCCGAAATGGTCGTTCATTTGATCTGCCATGAAGCTGGTCTTGCAATGCTTCTACCCGACGCAACGCAGATAACAGAGTGGATGTACGGTCTTCTACACACCTTCGAAAcggaaggccaagaagcagccGCCGAAGAGTTTGCGAAATGCCTCATTGGCTACGATGCTGAGGGCATTCCAAAGCCTGCATCGCCTGAGGCAAGCAACCCTAAGAACTTTTGGGAATACGAATGGGCGCCGTTGATTGGATACTGCCCTAACATGTTTCGAATTAAGGAGCACGGGGTCAGCGTTGGTGTGATGAGAGGTGTACGTTGTAAAGATGCTTTCTACGCGAGAGCGGCTGAGGAACAggccaagatcttggagtGTCCTAGGATGACGGTGCCTGGACATCACGGAGGGTTTCAGTGTGAGACAGAAGAGTTTGTCCCGTCACTTTTAGAGATGCTCGATATTTTGGAGAAAAGAAAGTAGCTACATGCTTCTGACGGCCTGACGAATCAATGGTTTGTAGATTTCTAGCTCAGATCGTCGTTATACTCCACTACTCAAAGCTCATGATATGATACATAACCATATTCGCGACCAATAACCTACTAAGGTATATGCGAGGCTCATTTAGTAGTGCTTAGTCGGCGATAAATATCTCACCGCGGAATCTTCCTGCAGACACTTCCACGTATCAAGAATAGCACAATGTCCTGCAGGCCACTTTTATTCAGCTACCTGTCTACGGGTCTGATCGCCGGTGGACCCTTTATTGGATTAAATTTGCCAACCTTGGGTGGAAAAAAGAAATGGCTATCGCACAGACCCATTTTACGTCTGTGAGTCTGACGTGGTCGACGGAGACTCCATTTTCAGCTTGTTGTTAAACTTTTGCCTGCTGATCAGGGCTAGTTTCTGTACTTTGATACGAACTGACAGTAGTTACGACGGAGCCGCTATGGGCTGCCCGTTTCTTGGCAGGAGGATGAGCAGCACATAGTTCAGCATTTTCGG
It encodes:
- a CDS encoding Alpha/Beta hydrolase protein, with protein sequence MEFNPTRSIIHNEGCDLHYWYQGSGPLIIFIPGGNGHGRQFNNIIAALSGRFTCATFDRRQMSASQVPVNKRLSPPQQARDIRAVIKAIGFKKAILFGSSSGGTFAYQFAHDFPEMVVHLICHEAGLAMLLPDATQITEWMYGLLHTFETEGQEAAAEEFAKCLIGYDAEGIPKPASPEASNPKNFWEYEWAPLIGYCPNMFRIKEHGVSVGVMRGVRCKDAFYARAAEEQAKILECPRMTVPGHHGGFQCETEEFVPSLLEMLDILEKRK